Genomic segment of Catenibacterium mitsuokai:
CATGATATCCAGATTGAATTAATTCCTAAGGATCCAAATGATGAAAAGAACGTAGTAATGGAAATCCGTGGTGCAGCCGGAGGAGATGAAGGTAATATCTTCGCAGGTGACTTATTTAGAATGTATTCTAAGTATGCTGAATCACAGGGATGGAAGATTGAAATTGAAGATGCTCAGCCTTCTGAAGCAGGAGGATATTCACTTATATCATTTATTATCAAGGGGAATGGTGTATATTCTAAGATGAAGTTTGAATCTGGTTCACATCGTGTACAGCGTGTGCCTAAGACTGAAACACAGGGACGTGTTCATACATCAACTGCCACAGTATTAGTTATGCCAGAAGCAGAAGAAGTAGATATCGATATTGATCCAAAGGATTTAAGAATTGATACTTACCGTTCATCTGGTGCTGGAGGACAGCATATCAATAAGACTGACTCTGCCGTACGTATTACACATATTCCAACAGGAATTGTAGCAACAAGCCAGGATGGTCGTTCACAGCATGATAACCGTGCGAAGGCTATGCAGTCATTACGTACAAGAGTTTATGAAGCTAAATTAAGAGAAGAAGAAGAAAAACTAGGAAACGAACGTCGTAATAAGATTGGTTCAGGTGATCGTGCTGAAAAGATCAGAACATACAACTATCCTCAGAACCGTGTTACTGACCATCGTATTGGTTTAACTATTCAGCAGTTAGATCGTATTATGGAAGGTAAACTAGAACCAATTATCGATGCATTAATTAATGAAGACCAGAGACTAAAACTTCTAGGAGAAGAAGAATAAGTGCTATTAGGTGAATTACTTAAACATGCACATGATTTAATTGATGATCCACATACAAATATCCCTGAAAGACTCTATGAAGATCTCACAGGAGATGCTTAT
This window contains:
- the prfA gene encoding peptide chain release factor 1 translates to MNTLLERLQTVEKRYEELTQILMDPSIANDIQKMTQASKEQASLEKAYNLYKEYKALLDGIEEAKELLNENDPEIKEMAKMELEELEKKQPIMEHDIQIELIPKDPNDEKNVVMEIRGAAGGDEGNIFAGDLFRMYSKYAESQGWKIEIEDAQPSEAGGYSLISFIIKGNGVYSKMKFESGSHRVQRVPKTETQGRVHTSTATVLVMPEAEEVDIDIDPKDLRIDTYRSSGAGGQHINKTDSAVRITHIPTGIVATSQDGRSQHDNRAKAMQSLRTRVYEAKLREEEEKLGNERRNKIGSGDRAEKIRTYNYPQNRVTDHRIGLTIQQLDRIMEGKLEPIIDALINEDQRLKLLGEEE